From the genome of Candidatus Dormiibacterota bacterium:
CCGGACTCGGATCCGCGCGAACCGCCGATGCGGCCGGCGGCGGCCCGCCGATGGAGGCGTCGACTCCCGCCGACGCACTCGCCAAACTCAAGGCGGGCAACGCGCGCTTCGCGGCCGGCAGGCCGGAGTGCGCTCCGCTCACGGCGCGCGTTGCAGAACTCGCGAGCGGACAGAATCCGTTTGCCGTCGTGCTCGGATGCTCGGACTCGCGCGTTCCCGTCGAAACGGTCTTCGATCAGGTTCCGGGAAACGTCTTCGTCGTTCGCGTGGCGGGGAACTATCTTACCGATGACGGGCTTGGCTCGATCGAGTACTCGGTGGCGGTTCTCAAATCGAAGCTCATCCTCGTGCTCGGTCACTCGAGCTGCGGGGCCGTCAGCGCCGCACTCACGTACGTCAAAGACGGTGCGACGCAGCCCGGCCACATTCAAGACGTCGTGATGGCGATTGCGCCCGCCGCTCGAGCGGCCAGAGGCCTTCACGGCGACTGGCTCGCGAATGCCGTATCAGAGAACGTCAGGCGCAACGTGCATGCGATGACGCAACGCTCTCATATCGTCGACGACGCGGTAAGAGCCGGATCCTTGCACGTTACCGGCGGCGTCTACGACCTGCACACGGGGCGAGTTCAGGTTATCGCGTAGCGCCGCGACGAGGATCACGTAGCCGCGCCTCCTCGCAGACGCTCGGCAAGATGTTCGCCGACCCGGATCGCATTCGCCATCGCGGTCAGAGCCGGGTTCACCGCGCCGATGCTGGGGAAGAAACTCGTGTCGACGACGTAGAGATTGTCGATCTCGTGCGTCTTGCAGGTGAGGTCGAGAACCGTCGTAGCCGGATCGACGCCGAAGCGGCAGGTTCCCACCTGATGCCCGACGCCGGCGATCGGCACGTCTTGCTCGAAGTAGTGGTTGCGCTGCAGCAGGCGACGCGGCCGCATGCCGATGCCGCCGAGCATCGCCTCGAGCCGGCGAAAGAGGCGCGCGAACTCTTCCCTATTCGTCGGCTGGTACGACAGCGTGATCGTCCCGTCCGCCGCGACGGTGATGCGGTTCTCGGGACGTGGCAGGTCTTCGGTCGTCAGCCAAAAATCGACGGAGTGATCGGAAAGCTCTTGCAGCGTGAACTCGGGTGCCAGGGCGGTCTCGCGCGGGCGCTCGCCGCGATACATCGGGGGTTGCGATTTCCCCACCATTTGAATGTTACCCATCGGATATGCGAAGTCGCGCTCGCCGAAGTAGAAATCGTTGAGGGCCAGCGTCTTTTGGAAGACCGTCGGGTTTTTCTCGAGCGAGACGGCCATCACCGCCGCGCAGTTGTGGAACATGTAGTTGCGCCCGACCTGTCCCGAGCCGTTCGCAAGCCCCCGAGGATGCGCGTCGTTCGCTGAGCGAAGGAGCAGCTTCGCCGAGTTCGCAGCGCCGGCAGAGACGACGACGACGTCGCTCGAGTACTCTTCGCGAGCGCCACGTCGCTCGACGATCACCTTCGTCACGGTGCGGCCTGAGTCTCCGGTCTCGAGTTTGACGACCTCTGCTCCGACCAGGAGCGTCACGTTCGGCATGTCGAGGATCGGCCGAACTGCGAGAACCTCGGCATCGGATTTCGCGTGGACGAGGCACGGGTACCCGTCGCACCATTTGCATCTGATGCACGCGCTGCGCGGCGGATCGGCTTCGTCGAGCAGTATCCCGCACGGCGCATGGAACGGGTGGTAACCCGCAGCCGCGAGATCGCTCATGAGCGCAGCCATGCGCGGCTCGTTGGACACGGCCGGCCACGGATAGGGCTTGCTCGCATACCCTTCGGTCGGATCCTCGCCGCGGTTGCCGTGAATCTGATACAACCACTCGGCTTTCGAATAATACGGCTCGAAATCGTCGTACCCGAGCGGCCATGCCGGCGACACCCCGTCGATGTGCCGGACGTCTCCAAAATCTTGCGGCCGCAGCCGATAGAGCGACGCCCCGTACACCTTGGTCGCTCCCCCGACGAAATAATGAACCTGCGGCTGAAACGGCCTGCCGTCCGCGTCGAGCCACGTCTCTTTCGAGATGTAACGGTTTTCCTGGAACACGGCCTTGGGGTCCCAGTTCTCGAGCTCGCGCGGTAGGAAGTTCCCACGCTCGAGCAAGAGCAGCTTCCTACCTGAGGGCGCGAGCGTGTGCGCGAGCGTACCTCCGCCCGCGCCCGTACCGATGATGATGACCTCGTAATGCTCGGTCGCCACGCCCCAAGTGTACCAACCCCAATTTGCAAGTTCCCCTCTGTTTTGCGGCCAATTCTGGTAATATTCATCAATCGTGCTACAACGTTGAGCGCTAAGACAGGATGAACATCTGACTGGTTGAGCCCAGGGCTCCCGGCCTCAACGTGGCTGGATCGAGCGTGATCGCTGATCGCTGGTTCCCGTCGTCCAAGCTCTGTTCGGCGTGCGGCAAAGAGAACGAGTCGCTCGCGTTCTCGGTAGGGAGCGCGTTCTCGAAGCGACAATGCTGCAATCCGGAGCCGTGGAGGCTCACGAGAGGAGCTCTGCATGGGAAGATTTCTTTGGATTTTTTGGTTTGTCTTCTGCCTGGGTCTCGGCGCGGGCGTTTCATCGGGGCTCGCGCAGCAGGCCCAGCCTGCGGTGGCGGTGATGAACTTCTCTACGCAGGGGCTTACCGGTGATTGGTGGGGGCAGTTCGAGCCCGGCGTTGCGCTCTCGGACCTCGTCACGGACCGGCTGGTGAACGCCGGCAGGTTCAACGTC
Proteins encoded in this window:
- a CDS encoding carbonic anhydrase, which translates into the protein DECDVNREREEEVMSDPPDSCGRAAFLKATSLVLGASYVAGLGSARTADAAGGGPPMEASTPADALAKLKAGNARFAAGRPECAPLTARVAELASGQNPFAVVLGCSDSRVPVETVFDQVPGNVFVVRVAGNYLTDDGLGSIEYSVAVLKSKLILVLGHSSCGAVSAALTYVKDGATQPGHIQDVVMAIAPAARAARGLHGDWLANAVSENVRRNVHAMTQRSHIVDDAVRAGSLHVTGGVYDLHTGRVQVIA
- a CDS encoding GMC family oxidoreductase gives rise to the protein MATEHYEVIIIGTGAGGGTLAHTLAPSGRKLLLLERGNFLPRELENWDPKAVFQENRYISKETWLDADGRPFQPQVHYFVGGATKVYGASLYRLRPQDFGDVRHIDGVSPAWPLGYDDFEPYYSKAEWLYQIHGNRGEDPTEGYASKPYPWPAVSNEPRMAALMSDLAAAGYHPFHAPCGILLDEADPPRSACIRCKWCDGYPCLVHAKSDAEVLAVRPILDMPNVTLLVGAEVVKLETGDSGRTVTKVIVERRGAREEYSSDVVVVSAGAANSAKLLLRSANDAHPRGLANGSGQVGRNYMFHNCAAVMAVSLEKNPTVFQKTLALNDFYFGERDFAYPMGNIQMVGKSQPPMYRGERPRETALAPEFTLQELSDHSVDFWLTTEDLPRPENRITVAADGTITLSYQPTNREEFARLFRRLEAMLGGIGMRPRRLLQRNHYFEQDVPIAGVGHQVGTCRFGVDPATTVLDLTCKTHEIDNLYVVDTSFFPSIGAVNPALTAMANAIRVGEHLAERLRGGAAT